The following proteins come from a genomic window of Chlamydiales bacterium:
- a CDS encoding diadenylate cyclase, whose translation MNFMISFLEVVIIWVILNYFLKFFWGTRAMDVVFGFLAFLVIFFLASWSGLPVLEKLMLNVMNVAVLAVFIIFQPELRLALSKVRLKGRKYREIHEFDRFLDNLTKSVYHFSDKQIGALIVLENQDTYEDYSSSAVQMNAIFSSELLESIFMTTTPLHDGAVVIRGLQIVAAGTILPLAHETAQLTKSMGTRHRAALGASQKTDSLIVVVSEQTGKVSIARDSILTRGVKIDRFRGIIRSVFNPPEMTKKLKQWWK comes from the coding sequence ATGAATTTTATGATCTCTTTTTTAGAGGTTGTCATCATTTGGGTGATCCTTAACTACTTCCTAAAGTTTTTTTGGGGCACACGTGCTATGGATGTTGTTTTTGGTTTCCTTGCTTTTCTTGTCATTTTTTTTCTAGCTAGTTGGTCAGGTTTACCTGTGTTGGAAAAGCTCATGCTAAATGTTATGAATGTAGCTGTACTAGCAGTTTTTATCATTTTTCAACCCGAACTCCGTTTAGCTCTTTCAAAGGTTCGTTTAAAAGGACGTAAATACCGAGAAATTCATGAATTTGATCGTTTTCTTGATAACTTAACAAAGTCAGTCTATCACTTCTCAGATAAACAAATTGGGGCTCTAATCGTTCTTGAAAATCAAGATACCTATGAGGATTACTCTAGCTCTGCTGTTCAAATGAATGCTATCTTTTCTTCAGAATTATTAGAGTCAATTTTTATGACAACTACTCCTCTACATGATGGAGCAGTTGTGATCCGTGGTCTTCAAATTGTGGCAGCTGGTACAATTTTACCACTGGCTCATGAAACAGCACAGCTTACAAAATCAATGGGTACGCGACACCGAGCTGCTTTAGGTGCTAGTCAAAAAACTGATAGTCTGATTGTTGTTGTGTCTGAGCAAACTGGCAAAGTTTCTATAGCTCGTGATAGTATCTTAACTCGTGGAGTGAAAATAGACCGTTTCCGTGGCATTATTCGTAGTGTCTTTAATCCACCCGAAATGACAAAAAAACTTAAGCAGTGGTGGAAATGA
- the folP gene encoding dihydropteroate synthase: MTDLIKKTQLIGILNCTPDSYFDKGRFTTTNDAITYGLNLFNEGADIVDIGGESTQPHSHPVSVKEELSRIIPVIAGIREKTHLPISVDTFKPPVAELALKAGANILNDITGGQDPQMGMLAAKTGALIILMHIKGPPHTQPVPNYPKGVLGEICTFFKKRIRMLQQAGVKDSQIILDPGIGGGSFGKTPEQNLLILKNLKTFKALGYPILISLSRKSFLQKILKKEASELLSTTLALNTMAALESVDYIRVHDVLPHRYILTLLEYMKSIK; this comes from the coding sequence ATGACGGATCTGATAAAAAAAACTCAACTAATTGGCATTTTGAATTGCACCCCTGATTCTTATTTTGATAAAGGACGTTTTACAACTACAAATGATGCGATTACTTATGGACTAAACCTCTTTAATGAGGGAGCTGATATTGTGGATATTGGTGGTGAATCGACCCAACCTCACTCTCATCCTGTTTCTGTAAAAGAAGAGCTATCTAGAATTATTCCTGTCATTGCAGGAATTCGAGAAAAAACTCATTTACCCATATCTGTGGATACATTCAAACCACCAGTAGCTGAGTTAGCTCTAAAAGCAGGGGCAAATATTCTTAATGATATCACAGGAGGGCAGGATCCTCAAATGGGCATGCTTGCTGCAAAAACAGGAGCTTTGATTATTCTCATGCATATAAAGGGCCCTCCTCATACTCAACCAGTCCCAAACTATCCTAAAGGAGTTTTAGGAGAAATCTGCACGTTTTTTAAAAAACGCATTCGCATGCTGCAACAAGCGGGAGTTAAAGATTCTCAAATCATTCTTGATCCGGGAATTGGAGGAGGTAGCTTTGGTAAAACTCCTGAGCAAAATCTGCTGATTCTTAAAAATCTTAAAACTTTTAAAGCTCTTGGCTATCCTATTCTTATTAGTCTTTCTCGAAAATCCTTTCTCCAAAAAATTCTTAAAAAAGAAGCATCTGAGTTGTTGTCAACAACTCTTGCCCTTAATACAATGGCGGCACTGGAAAGTGTAGATTATATCAGAGTTCATGATGTCTTACCTCATCGCTACATCTTGACTCTTCTTGAATATATGAAAAGTATTAAATGA
- a CDS encoding cytochrome ubiquinol oxidase subunit I: MDITFLSRIQFALNVSFHYLFPPISIGLGFMLIIMEGAYLKTKNSVYERMTRFWVKIFAIVFAIGVATGLVQVFAFGTNWAHFSRFVGDVFGSILGAEGIFAFFLESGFLAVLLFGWRLVSHKVHFFSTIMVTLGAHFSAIWIVIANSWMQTPNGYKIIGEGSAQHAVMENFWQVLNNPSSIDRLCHVLIGAWLTGGFLVISVSSYYLLKRRYLDMATKSFKISLVFIFICVILQLISGDSSGRGLVKNQPIKLAAFEGVYTTTAPTTMWAVGMVKPKEKKVIGIPIPGMLSLLIYRNLKEPVMGLDQFPADLWPPVSIVFQTYHGMIFMWIMMAMAAFCGLVAWIRNKLLESKNTLRLLVISILFPEIGNQLGWYSSEIGRQPWVVYNVLKTVDGVSKNIQKGQVIFSLILFVVIYSLIFTLFIYLINRKIQQGPEEVESQKCDHLFYEGKS, translated from the coding sequence ATGGATATTACCTTTTTATCTCGTATTCAATTTGCGTTGAATGTGTCTTTTCATTACCTCTTTCCTCCAATCAGTATTGGTTTGGGATTCATGCTCATCATTATGGAAGGAGCATATCTGAAAACAAAAAATTCTGTCTATGAGAGGATGACTCGTTTTTGGGTAAAAATATTTGCAATTGTCTTTGCTATTGGAGTAGCAACCGGCCTCGTACAGGTGTTTGCATTTGGCACCAATTGGGCGCACTTTTCTCGTTTCGTTGGTGATGTCTTTGGAAGTATTTTAGGTGCTGAAGGAATTTTTGCCTTTTTTCTAGAATCAGGGTTTTTAGCAGTGCTTCTTTTTGGTTGGCGTCTTGTGAGTCATAAAGTCCATTTTTTTTCGACAATTATGGTGACTTTAGGCGCCCATTTTAGTGCTATATGGATTGTAATTGCAAATTCTTGGATGCAGACTCCTAACGGATATAAAATTATCGGTGAGGGATCAGCACAACATGCAGTGATGGAGAATTTTTGGCAGGTATTGAATAATCCCTCATCTATTGATCGATTATGTCATGTATTAATAGGAGCTTGGTTGACAGGAGGGTTTCTTGTTATTAGTGTGAGTTCTTATTATCTTCTGAAACGCCGTTACCTTGATATGGCAACTAAATCATTTAAAATTTCTCTCGTTTTTATATTCATTTGTGTGATTTTACAGTTAATTTCAGGTGATTCTTCTGGAAGAGGATTAGTCAAAAACCAACCTATTAAACTTGCAGCTTTTGAGGGAGTTTACACTACCACTGCACCTACAACCATGTGGGCAGTAGGAATGGTCAAACCAAAAGAAAAAAAAGTCATTGGGATTCCAATCCCAGGTATGCTGTCTTTATTGATTTATCGTAACTTGAAAGAACCTGTGATGGGTTTAGACCAATTTCCTGCAGATTTATGGCCTCCGGTAAGCATTGTATTTCAAACATATCATGGAATGATTTTCATGTGGATTATGATGGCTATGGCTGCTTTTTGTGGATTAGTTGCCTGGATAAGAAATAAACTTTTAGAAAGTAAAAATACCCTCCGATTATTGGTTATTTCAATTCTATTTCCTGAAATTGGTAACCAATTAGGCTGGTACTCATCTGAAATTGGAAGACAACCATGGGTAGTATATAATGTATTAAAAACAGTGGATGGAGTTTCAAAAAACATCCAAAAAGGACAGGTGATTTTTTCTTTAATTTTATTTGTAGTTATTTATTCTTTAATCTTCACTTTATTTATTTATCTAATCAATCGTAAAATTCAACAAGGACCAGAAGAAGTGGAATCTCAAAAATGTGATCATTTATTTTACGAGGGCAAATCATGA
- the cydB gene encoding cytochrome d ubiquinol oxidase subunit II: protein MIEAWEYGLMIFWYIVFVVSVACYGMLDGFDLGVGSLHLFVKKDEERRIFLNAIGPVWDGNEVWLVIVVGGMFAGFPSAYATFFSAFYIPIYFLIFALIFRAVAIEFRSKLPTRWWRSSWDVLFFLASVVIAFGLGVALGNLIQGIPLNEDHEYIGEMILTFLRPYPILVGILTLSLFTLHGTIYLVMKTEKSLQSQLIRWLRPTLIFFIISYAITTVVTLIYQEHMVETIRERSYLFFIALANIFVVANIPREFDKHRYGWAFICSCINIALLLILYALGSFPNLIRSSINPELNSITLINAASSTKTLSILSLIVFIGLPLVFGYGFFIYRLFRGKVKLDHMSY, encoded by the coding sequence ATGATCGAGGCATGGGAATATGGTTTGATGATTTTTTGGTATATTGTCTTTGTAGTATCAGTAGCATGTTACGGTATGCTTGATGGTTTTGATTTAGGTGTGGGATCTTTACATCTATTTGTCAAAAAAGATGAAGAAAGACGCATTTTTCTTAATGCAATCGGCCCTGTTTGGGATGGAAATGAAGTTTGGCTTGTGATTGTTGTTGGAGGTATGTTTGCAGGATTTCCTTCTGCTTATGCGACTTTTTTTTCCGCTTTCTATATCCCTATCTACTTTTTAATATTTGCATTAATTTTTCGTGCAGTTGCTATTGAATTTCGTAGTAAGCTTCCGACAAGATGGTGGAGATCCTCTTGGGATGTTCTTTTCTTTCTTGCGAGTGTCGTGATCGCATTTGGGCTCGGGGTCGCTTTGGGTAATCTTATTCAAGGCATTCCACTAAATGAAGATCATGAATATATTGGGGAGATGATTTTAACTTTTCTACGTCCTTATCCTATTCTTGTAGGGATTCTGACTCTTTCTCTTTTCACATTACACGGGACAATTTACCTTGTGATGAAAACAGAAAAAAGCCTGCAGAGTCAATTGATAAGATGGCTTCGTCCTACATTAATTTTTTTCATTATCTCCTATGCGATTACTACCGTAGTCACCTTAATCTACCAAGAGCATATGGTAGAGACGATTCGTGAGCGCTCTTATCTTTTTTTTATTGCACTTGCTAACATTTTCGTAGTAGCTAATATTCCTCGCGAATTTGACAAGCATCGTTATGGATGGGCATTTATTTGTTCTTGCATCAATATTGCTTTGCTTTTAATCCTTTATGCCTTAGGTTCTTTTCCTAACTTAATTCGTTCCAGTATCAATCCTGAATTAAACAGTATTACTTTAATTAATGCAGCTTCTTCTACTAAGACATTGAGCATTCTTTCATTGATTGTCTTCATTGGTTTGCCATTAGTTTTTGGCTATGGCTTTTTTATCTACCGTCTTTTTCGTGGAAAAGTTAAGTTAGACCATATGAGCTATTGA
- a CDS encoding PhoH family protein, giving the protein MIDRQTFVLDTSVLLHDPDALTAFGNNDVVIPLAVLEEIGDRKSFRGELPKNSREILQAFESLKKMGKGDFYQGIILPNGTRIRIQLEVNKKSHSSHFSISLSSTTHTILMTAYFLFESGERVVVVTKDLAMRVKAEAMGLKAQDYGKQKFSYEGLYKGYRKILLPKHEIDLFFKDGEVVPSSSENSFFPNEYCLMTAVEDSFAVGKYDLNRQKIVSLIESPESIWGIQPLNIKQRCAIDLLLRDEIKLITMIGPAGTGKTMLALAAGLRKVFDERIYKRILVSRPIIPLGRDIGYLPGMKDEKLSHWMQPIYDNLEYLCQSHDNAPNETLRWVMEGKKLEMEAVTYIRGRTLPKIYMIIDEAQNLTPHEVKTIISRAGQDTKVVLTGDPTQIDNPYLDKHSNGLTYLVECFKKEKIYGHIFMDKTERSELAALAAEIM; this is encoded by the coding sequence TTGATTGATAGGCAAACATTTGTTCTTGATACGAGTGTCCTCTTGCACGATCCGGATGCACTGACTGCTTTTGGGAATAACGATGTAGTGATTCCTTTAGCTGTTCTTGAAGAAATTGGAGATAGAAAATCTTTTCGTGGCGAACTTCCTAAAAATAGCAGAGAGATTTTACAGGCTTTTGAATCTCTTAAAAAGATGGGTAAGGGAGATTTTTATCAAGGGATTATCTTGCCCAACGGCACTCGCATTCGGATTCAGCTAGAAGTGAATAAAAAGTCCCATAGTTCACACTTTTCTATTTCTTTAAGCTCTACTACTCACACTATTTTGATGACTGCTTATTTTCTTTTTGAAAGTGGAGAAAGAGTAGTAGTAGTTACAAAAGATTTAGCCATGAGAGTTAAGGCTGAAGCTATGGGTCTTAAAGCCCAAGACTATGGAAAACAAAAATTTTCTTATGAAGGTCTCTACAAGGGTTATCGGAAAATCCTTCTTCCCAAACATGAGATTGATCTGTTTTTTAAAGATGGAGAGGTAGTGCCTTCATCTTCTGAAAACTCTTTTTTCCCAAATGAATATTGTCTGATGACAGCGGTTGAGGATTCTTTTGCTGTGGGAAAATATGATTTAAATAGGCAAAAAATTGTTTCTCTAATTGAGAGTCCAGAGAGTATTTGGGGGATTCAACCGTTAAATATTAAGCAAAGATGTGCAATAGATCTTCTTCTAAGAGATGAGATTAAACTTATTACGATGATTGGTCCTGCTGGAACTGGTAAGACGATGCTTGCTTTAGCAGCAGGATTAAGGAAGGTATTTGATGAGAGAATATATAAACGGATTTTAGTCAGTCGTCCGATTATTCCTTTAGGTCGAGATATTGGGTATTTACCAGGCATGAAAGATGAAAAACTTTCTCACTGGATGCAGCCAATTTACGATAATCTCGAATACTTATGCCAGTCACATGATAATGCACCTAATGAAACATTACGTTGGGTCATGGAAGGTAAAAAATTGGAAATGGAGGCAGTGACCTATATCCGTGGTCGGACATTACCAAAGATTTATATGATTATTGATGAGGCACAAAATCTTACACCTCATGAAGTAAAAACTATTATTTCACGAGCTGGTCAAGATACGAAAGTCGTATTAACTGGGGATCCAACACAGATTGATAATCCCTATTTAGATAAGCATTCAAATGGATTAACTTATCTTGTAGAGTGTTTTAAAAAAGAAAAGATCTATGGTCATATTTTTATGGACAAGACAGAACGTTCTGAACTGGCTGCTTTAGCAGCAGAGATTATGTAA
- the cyoA gene encoding ubiquinol oxidase subunit II, with protein MKKIRIIFLALIFLAIVIFTIFYFMIHDVTLLKPDGLIGIKERNLLIDSSLIMLLIVIPTIVLCLAFAWIYRASNKKAKYTPKWAESTLAEVIWWCIPFIIVIIISVMTWKTSIELNPFRPIETDKKELTIQVVALQWKWVFLYPEEGIATVNYLQIPIETPIRFEISAEAPMNSFWIPDLGGQIYAMPAMRSILYLIANQEGDFTGYSANISGKGFAEMTFQTHATSKESFDNWVSTVQESSDSMDYSVYQELVQPTTNHPIATYHLKQKDLFDKILNQYKPLRNNEDI; from the coding sequence ATGAAAAAAATACGCATCATTTTTCTTGCTTTAATTTTTCTTGCGATTGTTATTTTCACTATCTTCTATTTCATGATTCATGACGTTACCCTCCTTAAACCAGATGGTTTAATTGGGATAAAAGAGAGAAATCTTTTAATTGATTCTTCTTTGATTATGCTTCTCATTGTCATTCCGACAATTGTTCTTTGTTTAGCATTTGCTTGGATTTATCGGGCAAGTAATAAAAAAGCTAAATACACTCCTAAATGGGCAGAAAGTACCTTGGCAGAGGTAATATGGTGGTGTATTCCTTTTATTATTGTCATTATTATCAGTGTGATGACTTGGAAAACAAGTATTGAGCTTAATCCATTTCGTCCAATTGAGACAGATAAAAAAGAGCTTACAATTCAGGTGGTTGCTCTTCAGTGGAAGTGGGTATTTCTCTATCCGGAAGAAGGGATTGCAACAGTAAATTATCTTCAAATTCCAATTGAAACGCCAATTCGTTTTGAAATTTCAGCTGAGGCACCGATGAATTCTTTTTGGATTCCTGACCTTGGAGGACAGATTTATGCGATGCCAGCTATGCGGTCGATTCTATATTTAATTGCAAATCAAGAAGGGGATTTTACAGGATATTCTGCGAATATTAGTGGAAAAGGATTTGCTGAAATGACATTTCAAACACATGCAACATCAAAAGAGAGCTTTGATAATTGGGTGAGTACAGTCCAAGAGTCTTCGGATTCAATGGATTATTCCGTGTATCAAGAGCTTGTTCAACCCACTACGAATCACCCCATAGCTACCTACCACCTTAAGCAGAAAGATCTTTTTGATAAGATTTTGAATCAATATAAGCCATTAAGAAACAATGAGGATATATGA
- a CDS encoding cbb3-type cytochrome c oxidase subunit I, which yields MNFWQGRFTTEVFKHDWIEYMAGASMVLGLLTVIIAITYFKKWKWLWREWLTTVDHKKIGIMYLIVSAMMLFKGLIDAGMMRAQQAIAFGDSLGYLGADHFQQIFTAHGATMIFFVAMGVIFGIINLIIPLQIGARDVAFPLLNSISFWLFSAGSLYILVSLILGFFAGTGWSAYPPLAGLKYNPGVGVDYWIWMIQISGLGTTLSGVNFLVTILKMRCPGMTLMRMPIFVWTVLVTMVLVIFAFPILTATTGMLLTDRLLGTHIFTSDYGGNPMMYINLFWAWGHPEVYILILPAFGFFSEIVPVFSQKRLFGYTSMVWATIAIAFLSFIVWLHHFYTMGAGPYVNAFFGMMTVIISVPTGVKIFNWLFTMARGRVLFTTPMYWFIGFVVIFTFGGMAGVILSIPAVDFQLHNSLFLVAHFHSVIIGGVLFAIFSAYTFWFPKFSGFRLNETWGKWAFWFWFFGFIIAFLPLYLLGLDGMTRRLNHYNNPNWQPLLMIAFLGFLLIFIGFICQLIQLYVSIKQRKKGEDMTDPWNGYNLEWSTSSPPPFYNYASIPKVDSRDAFMESKKLKIERIPSYHDIHMPKNSSIGLLIGCFSFFLGFAMVFYLYWLASICFIGILTCLIRRLYQSETEYTLTAEEVRKIEKRRGHV from the coding sequence ATGAATTTTTGGCAAGGTAGGTTCACTACAGAAGTATTTAAACATGATTGGATTGAGTATATGGCAGGAGCCTCAATGGTTTTAGGTCTCCTAACTGTCATTATAGCTATTACCTATTTCAAAAAATGGAAATGGCTTTGGCGAGAGTGGTTAACTACTGTAGATCATAAGAAAATTGGAATTATGTATCTCATTGTTTCCGCGATGATGCTTTTTAAAGGGTTAATTGATGCAGGAATGATGCGTGCACAACAAGCAATAGCTTTTGGCGATTCATTAGGATATTTGGGGGCTGATCATTTTCAACAGATTTTTACTGCTCATGGAGCAACCATGATTTTTTTTGTGGCAATGGGAGTGATTTTTGGAATTATTAACTTAATTATTCCGCTACAAATTGGAGCACGTGATGTGGCGTTTCCCTTGCTTAATTCAATAAGTTTTTGGCTTTTTAGCGCCGGATCTCTTTATATCCTTGTTTCTCTTATCTTAGGTTTTTTTGCTGGTACAGGATGGAGTGCATACCCTCCTCTTGCTGGGCTAAAATATAATCCTGGAGTTGGAGTGGACTATTGGATATGGATGATTCAGATATCAGGGTTAGGTACTACTCTTTCTGGGGTAAATTTTTTAGTGACTATTTTAAAAATGCGCTGTCCAGGTATGACATTGATGCGGATGCCTATCTTTGTGTGGACTGTGCTTGTGACAATGGTTCTTGTAATTTTTGCTTTTCCTATTTTAACAGCAACAACAGGCATGCTCTTAACAGATCGTCTTTTAGGTACGCATATTTTTACCTCCGATTATGGGGGAAATCCAATGATGTATATCAATTTATTTTGGGCTTGGGGACACCCAGAAGTTTACATCCTTATTCTACCTGCTTTTGGATTTTTTTCTGAAATTGTGCCTGTTTTTTCACAAAAACGTCTTTTTGGTTATACATCGATGGTATGGGCAACCATCGCAATTGCCTTTCTTTCTTTTATTGTTTGGCTCCACCATTTCTACACTATGGGAGCTGGTCCATATGTCAATGCTTTTTTTGGAATGATGACTGTAATAATTTCTGTGCCAACAGGAGTAAAAATTTTTAATTGGCTTTTTACAATGGCACGTGGAAGAGTTTTGTTTACAACACCTATGTACTGGTTTATTGGGTTTGTGGTGATTTTTACATTTGGGGGGATGGCAGGTGTCATCTTATCTATTCCAGCAGTAGATTTTCAGTTGCATAATAGTTTATTTTTAGTGGCCCATTTTCATTCAGTCATCATTGGAGGTGTGTTATTTGCGATTTTTTCTGCTTATACTTTTTGGTTTCCAAAGTTTTCAGGGTTTCGGTTAAATGAAACGTGGGGGAAATGGGCATTTTGGTTTTGGTTTTTTGGATTTATTATTGCATTTTTACCTCTCTATCTACTTGGTTTAGATGGAATGACAAGGCGATTAAATCATTATAATAATCCTAATTGGCAACCACTACTTATGATTGCTTTTTTAGGATTTCTATTAATATTTATTGGTTTCATCTGTCAATTGATTCAGTTGTACGTCAGTATTAAACAGCGAAAAAAAGGAGAAGATATGACAGATCCTTGGAATGGGTATAATCTCGAATGGTCAACTAGCTCGCCTCCACCTTTTTATAATTATGCATCTATTCCAAAAGTAGATAGTCGTGATGCGTTTATGGAATCTAAAAAATTGAAAATAGAGAGAATTCCTTCCTATCATGATATTCATATGCCTAAAAATTCTTCAATTGGGCTACTGATCGGGTGTTTCAGCTTTTTTTTAGGGTTTGCAATGGTATTTTATCTCTATTGGCTTGCCAGCATTTGTTTTATTGGAATTCTTACTTGTCTTATTAGACGACTTTATCAATCAGAAACCGAATATACCCTGACAGCTGAAGAAGTCAGAAAGATTGAAAAAAGGAGAGGGCACGTATGA
- a CDS encoding cytochrome c oxidase subunit 3 has translation MKASNQRIKADSYQIYSRTIFGFWIYLMTDFMLFTTLFATYAVLHHNVFEGPSGRDLFNLRDILLQTLVFLISSCLMGFGSVMAHRRDKKWTVFLFISVFLLGTIFFWMGIQGLSYLVIHGYNWQQSAFLSIYFTIIGTYNLHLLFALLWLIVFMIPVIKYGLTDVSIRRLTCLRIFWQFLGIIWIFIFTVVYLLGVI, from the coding sequence ATGAAAGCCTCGAATCAGAGGATAAAAGCAGATTCTTATCAAATTTATTCAAGGACTATTTTTGGTTTTTGGATCTACCTTATGACAGATTTCATGCTTTTTACCACTCTTTTCGCAACGTATGCTGTGCTTCATCATAATGTTTTTGAGGGGCCTTCAGGTCGAGATCTATTCAATTTACGAGATATTCTTTTGCAGACACTCGTTTTTTTAATTAGTAGTTGTCTGATGGGTTTCGGTAGTGTAATGGCCCACCGAAGAGATAAAAAATGGACAGTATTTCTTTTTATAAGCGTGTTTTTATTAGGCACTATTTTTTTTTGGATGGGAATCCAAGGACTTTCTTATCTTGTAATTCATGGATATAATTGGCAACAGAGTGCCTTTTTATCGATATATTTTACAATTATTGGGACATATAATTTACATCTTCTATTTGCCTTACTTTGGCTTATTGTCTTTATGATACCTGTAATTAAATATGGTTTAACAGATGTAAGTATTAGACGTCTTACATGTTTACGGATATTTTGGCAATTTTTAGGAATAATTTGGATCTTTATTTTTACTGTGGTTTATTTACTAGGAGTAATATAA
- a CDS encoding cytochrome C oxidase subunit IV family protein — protein MIEPSHNWNTSFKPVIWGFILSIVFTLVTYFIVVENLILGWKLITILMGFTITQGISQLICYLHLGIELKPRWNLMLFCFMCFLMVIILTGTIWIMDNLSYHLVPHLVRV, from the coding sequence ATGATTGAACCTAGTCATAATTGGAATACTAGCTTTAAGCCTGTCATTTGGGGATTCATTCTTTCGATTGTTTTTACATTAGTTACTTACTTTATTGTTGTGGAAAATCTCATCTTAGGATGGAAATTGATCACTATTTTAATGGGATTCACAATTACACAAGGAATCTCACAGTTAATATGCTATCTCCATTTGGGTATTGAATTAAAGCCTCGTTGGAACTTGATGTTGTTTTGTTTCATGTGCTTTTTAATGGTAATTATTCTTACCGGAACTATATGGATTATGGATAATCTTAGTTATCACTTAGTTCCACATTTAGTGAGGGTATAG
- the cyoE gene encoding heme o synthase — MSNFISYFKLTKPGIVMGNAITCAGGFMLAAQGDIIWNVFFLVLTGLNLIVGSGCVLNNYFDRHHDAKMARTKNRPLVKGDISVEKALIFAGFLWLIGSGILLIGSNLLTVCLAWAGWVIYLMFYTFLKYHTFHATLVGSIAGGIPPIVGYLSVIPEINGTISIFFLMISFWQMPHFYAISIYRFEEYALASIPVLPVIKGMEATKKQILFYLMGFLGISLLLLFFESVSLFYVGIVVSLGGIWLLIALIGFNRLNDKKWARLMFFCSLAVIIGISLTVPFFYL; from the coding sequence ATGAGCAATTTCATCTCCTATTTCAAACTCACCAAGCCAGGGATTGTGATGGGGAATGCGATTACATGTGCTGGGGGATTTATGTTAGCTGCGCAGGGAGATATCATCTGGAATGTATTTTTTTTAGTTTTAACAGGACTAAATTTAATTGTAGGATCTGGTTGTGTACTTAACAATTATTTCGATCGCCATCATGATGCTAAAATGGCGCGTACGAAAAATCGTCCTCTTGTAAAAGGAGATATTTCAGTTGAAAAAGCGCTGATATTTGCAGGATTTCTTTGGTTAATCGGCAGTGGTATTTTGCTTATAGGATCAAATTTATTGACTGTATGTTTAGCATGGGCTGGTTGGGTGATCTATTTAATGTTCTATACTTTTTTAAAGTATCATACTTTTCATGCAACTCTAGTTGGTAGCATTGCAGGGGGTATTCCTCCTATAGTAGGGTATTTATCTGTGATTCCTGAAATTAATGGAACTATCTCAATTTTCTTTTTGATGATCTCTTTTTGGCAAATGCCTCACTTTTATGCAATTTCTATCTATCGATTCGAAGAATATGCTTTAGCTTCTATTCCCGTTTTACCGGTTATCAAAGGAATGGAAGCAACTAAAAAACAGATATTGTTTTATCTAATGGGTTTTCTAGGTATTTCGCTTCTTCTTTTGTTTTTTGAATCTGTGAGTCTATTCTATGTTGGGATAGTTGTTTCTTTAGGTGGGATTTGGCTACTGATTGCTTTGATTGGGTTTAATAGATTAAACGATAAGAAGTGGGCACGCTTAATGTTTTTTTGTTCACTAGCTGTGATTATAGGAATCTCCCTAACAGTTCCTTTTTTCTATCTTTAA
- a CDS encoding outer membrane beta-barrel protein, whose amino-acid sequence MKKLIFGLGIMIAGLTCSVASADYYYGGNDCCPPSNNSSPGSDFDGFYIGGNLGVLTNTSFIDDLNGNATGGSRSFSETDFTIGAQLGYDWNYGCGLFGLIVDWDWVNGKEHSRYAEDTLNWFLTIRGRTGITVCDCLFYLTAGAAVIDLDSKITDSTASYTYNRSHWGWVGGIGAEYLLGCNWSIGIDLLSMQFSEKVANIEGAAPLEIGNSNSIYMGRVLLNYRFGDLFCGCF is encoded by the coding sequence ATGAAAAAACTGATTTTTGGACTTGGAATCATGATTGCTGGGTTAACATGTTCTGTTGCCTCAGCAGATTATTATTATGGAGGTAATGATTGTTGCCCTCCTTCAAACAATTCCTCACCTGGCTCGGATTTTGATGGATTCTACATTGGAGGTAATCTTGGAGTTTTAACCAATACTTCTTTTATAGATGATCTCAATGGAAATGCAACCGGAGGATCTCGTAGTTTTTCTGAAACTGATTTCACAATAGGAGCTCAGTTAGGATACGACTGGAACTATGGATGCGGGCTATTTGGTCTTATTGTAGACTGGGATTGGGTGAATGGTAAAGAACATAGCCGTTATGCGGAAGATACTTTAAATTGGTTCTTAACAATCCGTGGCCGAACAGGAATCACTGTTTGTGATTGCTTATTTTACCTCACAGCTGGTGCAGCTGTTATCGATCTTGATAGTAAAATAACAGACTCAACTGCTTCTTATACATACAATCGTAGCCATTGGGGTTGGGTTGGTGGTATTGGAGCTGAGTATCTTCTTGGCTGCAACTGGTCTATAGGTATTGATTTGTTGTCTATGCAATTCTCCGAAAAAGTTGCTAATATTGAAGGAGCAGCACCATTGGAAATTGGAAATAGCAACTCTATCTATATGGGACGTGTGTTATTGAACTATCGCTTTGGAGATCTTTTTTGCGGATGCTTCTAA